GTTTATTGTTCCTGCATCTTTAAATGATTACAATGGATTTGAAGAAAATGATGGAATTATCTTTTGTAACTTTAGAAGTGATAGAATGAGAGAGATGTCAAATGCAATAGCTAATAAAAACTTCTCTGAATTTCCAAGAGTTGAAAAAAATCTTAATATTGCAACAATAACTGAGTATGACAAAAATTTTCCACTTCCTATACTTTTTCCAAAAGATACTCCTAAAAATACTTTAGCAGAAGTTATTTCAAATAATGGACTTAAGCAACTTCACACGGCTGAAACTGAAAAATATGCCCATGTAACTTTTTTCTTTAATGGTGGATTAGAAGAGCCTTATTTAAATGAAACTAGAGTATTAATACCTTCTCCCGATGTTGCTACTTATGATTTAAAACCTCAAATGAGTGCACCTGAAGTTGGAGTAGAAGTTAGACGAGCTATGGATGAAGAGTATGATTTTGTTGTTGTAAACTTTGCAAATGGAGATATGGTAGGACACACTGGTATTTACGAAGCAGGTATCAAAGCCGTAGAAGCTGTAGATTTTGAACTAGGTAAAATAATAGAAAAAGCAAAAGAGAAAAACTATAATATAGTATTAACCTCTGATCATGGGAATTGTGAGATGATGAGAAATGAAGAAGGTGAAACATTGACAAATCATACAGTGGGAGATGTTTACTGCTTCGTTATGTCTAGTAAAGTTAAAGAAGTAAAAACAGGAAGTTTAAATAATATTGCACCAACGGTGTTAAAACTGATGAATCTTGATATTCCAAAAGAAATGGATGAAGCTTTAATATAAGTTTATAAGATGGCAAAAATTATAATTAATAAACTTCAAATTAAAAACAATAACAAAGAGCTAGTTAATTTAAGTTTTGAAATAAATAAATCAATGGCACTAATAGGTGAAAGTGGAAGTGGAAAATCCCTTACCCTAAAAGCTATTTTAAATCTTTTGCCATCAAATTTAGAATCTATTATTAATATTGAACCTATAAATGAACTTGATAAAAAAAATATAGGTTTCATACCTCAAAATCCATTTACTTCTTTATCTCCAATGACAAAAATTTCTAAGCAGTTTTTTTGTGAAGATAATAAAAAACAAGAAGTACTAAAATTAGTTGGATTAGAGGGGTTTGTTTTAAATAGATTTCCCACGCAATTAAGTGGAGGACAACTTCAAAGAGTGGTAATTGCAATTGCAATTAGTCAAGATCCAAAGCTTTTATTACTAGATGAACCAACAACAGCACTTGATACAAAAAATAAAGAGATAATTTTAGAATTATTAGAGAATTTAATAAAAAAGTTAAATTTAAAGATATTATATGTTACACATGACATTTTTTCAATAAAAAATTTATGTGAAGATATTATAATTTTAAAAAATGGTAAAATAATAGAAAGTGGTAAAACAAAAGACGTTTTATCCAATGCAAAAGATGAATATACTATTGAATTAATAAATTCAAACTTTATAAATAAAAAATTTAGGGAAGCATAATGATAAAATATATTTTAGGAATTATTACAATAATTGGACTGGCTATTGCATCTTGGCTAGTTTATTTATATCTTAACTTAAGATTTGATATTGATAAAATAGTTAATTATAAGCCCCCTTTGACAACTCAATTTTTTGATAAAAATGGGGAATTAGTTGCCAATATTTTTGATAAAGAAAATAGACTCTATGTAGATTATGATGATATTCCACCAAGAGTTATTGAAGCACTATTAGCTATTGAAGATACTCAATTCTTTGAACATGGGGGAGTAAATCTTGATGCTATAAGTAGAGCTTTAATAAAAGACATAAAAGCTGGAAAGTTAGTTGAAGGAGCTAGTACTTTAACCCAACAATTAGTAAAAACAATTTTATTAACTAGAGAAAAAAAACTTATTAGAAAAATAAAAGAAGCCCTACTTTCAATTAGAGTTGAACAAGTACTAACAAAAGAGCAAATTTTAGAACGTTATTTCAACCAAGTATATTTTGGTCATGGTTATTTTGGTATAAGAACAGCAGCACTTGGATATTTTAAAAAAGAACTTTATCAACTATCCTTAAAAGAGATTGCAATATTAGTTGGTCTTCCAAAAGCACCAAGTTTTTATGACCCAACTAGAAATTTAAAATTCTCACTAGCAAGAGCAAATCAAGTTATTGATAGATTAAAAACCCTTGGCTGGATAAATCAAAGTGAATACCAAGAAGCGACAGATTCTGTACCAACTATTTATAATCAAACCTTAACTAAAAATAAAGCTCCCTATATCGTAGATTACGCTTTTAAAGAGTTGAGAAAAAATATTCCTAATATTAAAGAAGAGGGATATGTTATTAATTTAACTATTGATTTAAAAGCCCAAGAAATTGCAAGAAAAGCTTTAAATCTTTCTTATAATAATATTATTAAAAGAGATCAATACTTTAGATCTCTAGCTTTCAAAGGTCTAAATGTATATCCTATGAGTTTAATAGAAGAACAAGAAGCTTTTACAAAAACTTTAAATGGTGGGCTAATTACAATTGAAAATAGTACAGGTAAAATTCTAAGTTTAGTAGGTGGTGTTAATTATAGGGAATCTTCATTTAACAGAGTTATACAAAGTCAAAGACAACCAGGAAGTTCGGTAAAACCATTTATTTATCAACAAGCTTTAGATTTAGGTTATTCTCCTGCAAGTCTTATAGCAGATATTTCTAGAACCTATGAATTTGATGATGAAGAGACAAAAAAAGCAAATACTGAAAATCCTGATACAAATGAAACAGATGTACAAACAACAGATACACAAGCAGCAGATGGAACAGAAGACGATACAAGTAAAAAAAGATGGCAACCAAAAAATTATGAAGAAGATTACAAAGGATTAATTACATTAAGAGAAGCACTTGTTCATTCACGAAATCTTGCAACTATAAATTTAGTAAATGATATTGGTATTGATGTCATTTATAAAGGTTTAGAATCATATGGATTGAAAAATATACCTTTTGATCTGTCAATTACTTTGGGAAGTTTCGGCGTTTCTCCAATCGAATTTTCACAAGCTTACTCTATGTTTTCAAATAATGGAATTCAAGTAAAACCTTATATTGTAAGTTCTATTACAAATAGATATAAACAAACTGTAAATTTTGAGCCTGAAGAAAAATTTATAACCTCTCCTGAACAAGTTTATTTAATGACTACAATATTAGAAGATGTTGTAAAAAAAGGTACAGGAAGAATGGCAAATGTAGATGGAATTGAAATTGCAGGAAAAACCGGAACTTCAAATAACAATGTAGATGCATGGTTTTGTGGATATAGCCCTACTTTACAAACAATTATTTGGTTTGGGAATGATGATAATAAACCTATGAGAAAAAGTGAGACAGGTGGAAGAGCAGCAGGTCCAGCTTTTGCGTATTTTTATAAAAATTATTTAAAACTTCACCCTGAAATTAAAAGAAACTTTACACAACCTGATAATGTAAAAACTACTACATTAAATGGTGAAAAAGAGTACTATACTGAAACTTCAAAACTTCCATTAAATAAAACAAGACTACTAGAAAAAAATCAAGTACAATTTTAAAAATTAGACATAAAAAAAGCTTGGCTAAAAAGCCAAGCTTTTAAAAACTTATTCTTGTTATTAACAAGAATAAGTACTCATGAATTCAAACGCAGTTGGTCTAGCTTCATCAGGCCATACTTGAGTTTCAAATTTATAGTGTTGATAAGTATCTATCATATCTTGAGAAAATACTGGTTTTAAGAAATCATTATCTCTAATTAATGCTTCTAATGAACCTCTTAAAGTATGAGGCATTTGAGGAATTTTTCTTTCTCTAATTTCATCTAAAGGCATTTCAAATAAATCTTCATCCATTGGACCAATTGGTTCAACTTTATTTGCAATTCCATCAAGTCCAGCCATTAACATTGCTGCAAATCCTAAATAAGGACAAGCAGTTGAATCTGGGAATCTCATTTCAATT
This portion of the Arcobacter nitrofigilis DSM 7299 genome encodes:
- the gpmI gene encoding 2,3-bisphosphoglycerate-independent phosphoglycerate mutase: MTNKTILIITDGIGHNNSSNFNALKNANTPTYDYLFKNVPYSLIHTYGTHVGLPDGQMGNSEVGHMSIGSGRVLYQDLVKVNLAIQNDTLKDNELLNSTIEKSNNIHLIGLISDGGVHSHINHVIAFAKISKNLEKKVFIHIITDGRDVAPNCAKKYIKEIENICDDDISIATICGRYYAMDRDNRWDRIKKAYDAIALGLPKTNENVNKYIDDSYKNDILDEFIVPASLNDYNGFEENDGIIFCNFRSDRMREMSNAIANKNFSEFPRVEKNLNIATITEYDKNFPLPILFPKDTPKNTLAEVISNNGLKQLHTAETEKYAHVTFFFNGGLEEPYLNETRVLIPSPDVATYDLKPQMSAPEVGVEVRRAMDEEYDFVVVNFANGDMVGHTGIYEAGIKAVEAVDFELGKIIEKAKEKNYNIVLTSDHGNCEMMRNEEGETLTNHTVGDVYCFVMSSKVKEVKTGSLNNIAPTVLKLMNLDIPKEMDEALI
- a CDS encoding transglycosylase domain-containing protein encodes the protein MIKYILGIITIIGLAIASWLVYLYLNLRFDIDKIVNYKPPLTTQFFDKNGELVANIFDKENRLYVDYDDIPPRVIEALLAIEDTQFFEHGGVNLDAISRALIKDIKAGKLVEGASTLTQQLVKTILLTREKKLIRKIKEALLSIRVEQVLTKEQILERYFNQVYFGHGYFGIRTAALGYFKKELYQLSLKEIAILVGLPKAPSFYDPTRNLKFSLARANQVIDRLKTLGWINQSEYQEATDSVPTIYNQTLTKNKAPYIVDYAFKELRKNIPNIKEEGYVINLTIDLKAQEIARKALNLSYNNIIKRDQYFRSLAFKGLNVYPMSLIEEQEAFTKTLNGGLITIENSTGKILSLVGGVNYRESSFNRVIQSQRQPGSSVKPFIYQQALDLGYSPASLIADISRTYEFDDEETKKANTENPDTNETDVQTTDTQAADGTEDDTSKKRWQPKNYEEDYKGLITLREALVHSRNLATINLVNDIGIDVIYKGLESYGLKNIPFDLSITLGSFGVSPIEFSQAYSMFSNNGIQVKPYIVSSITNRYKQTVNFEPEEKFITSPEQVYLMTTILEDVVKKGTGRMANVDGIEIAGKTGTSNNNVDAWFCGYSPTLQTIIWFGNDDNKPMRKSETGGRAAGPAFAYFYKNYLKLHPEIKRNFTQPDNVKTTTLNGEKEYYTETSKLPLNKTRLLEKNQVQF
- a CDS encoding ATP-binding cassette domain-containing protein produces the protein MAKIIINKLQIKNNNKELVNLSFEINKSMALIGESGSGKSLTLKAILNLLPSNLESIINIEPINELDKKNIGFIPQNPFTSLSPMTKISKQFFCEDNKKQEVLKLVGLEGFVLNRFPTQLSGGQLQRVVIAIAISQDPKLLLLDEPTTALDTKNKEIILELLENLIKKLNLKILYVTHDIFSIKNLCEDIIILKNGKIIESGKTKDVLSNAKDEYTIELINSNFINKKFREA